A window from Thiomonas sp. FB-Cd encodes these proteins:
- a CDS encoding TonB-dependent receptor: MFAKLTRRDAGNDFDLSYTFAQSHLAGSQTLPLEWMNTPTAVYTAPDHIDNQLNFLNLGDTQVLGAHWQLAARLSLRNSDQSGFNSNVNGNYDGSPPTLANPVAGNVQNALHQQSRGLNLALHNTSPLAGRPNSASLGLSVEAQQVQYTQLQQAATFTAQRYTLGTGPFDQAPVDLGVRNHDSGVYLTDRLAAAPWLDVAAGARYERARVDLTDHLGGALGGHHSYSRLNPSVGLDLHPTPKASYYLRYAQGMRVPMAVELTCASPAAPCTLPNVLVADPELQPVIARTAQAGAVWRLGALRVHAEYTHTRLSNAIEFISLANMTQGYFTNIPQELLRTLTLDLTTGSERWLWSVSLSRTLATYESAFLQPSPSNSSADPSGSIQVQPGDRLPNIPKWSLTLQSQYQPSERLLLHATVLAYSARYAQGDENNQDRHGTVPGYAIVNLGAQYSLDTHWRLDLSVHNLFNRTYTDFGQLGVNEFTAANRTFSPDPASWQNTQFVAPGAPRGLWLGVRYAWS, encoded by the coding sequence CTGTTTGCCAAGCTCACGCGCCGCGACGCGGGCAACGACTTCGACCTCAGCTACACCTTCGCGCAAAGCCACCTGGCCGGCTCGCAGACGCTGCCCCTGGAGTGGATGAACACCCCCACGGCGGTCTACACCGCGCCCGACCACATCGACAACCAGCTCAACTTCCTCAACCTGGGCGACACCCAGGTGCTGGGCGCGCATTGGCAGCTCGCAGCGCGCCTGAGCCTGCGCAACAGCGACCAAAGCGGCTTCAACAGCAATGTCAACGGCAACTACGACGGCAGCCCCCCCACGCTGGCCAACCCGGTGGCCGGCAACGTGCAAAACGCCCTGCATCAGCAAAGCCGCGGCCTGAACCTGGCCCTGCACAACACCAGCCCCCTGGCCGGACGGCCCAACAGCGCCAGCCTGGGGCTGAGCGTCGAGGCGCAGCAGGTGCAGTACACCCAGCTCCAGCAGGCTGCCACCTTCACCGCGCAGCGCTACACGCTGGGCACCGGCCCCTTCGACCAGGCCCCGGTGGACCTGGGGGTGCGCAACCACGACAGCGGCGTGTACCTCACCGACCGCCTGGCCGCCGCCCCCTGGCTGGATGTGGCCGCCGGCGCCCGCTACGAACGCGCGCGCGTGGACCTGACCGATCACCTCGGCGGCGCCCTCGGCGGCCACCACAGCTACAGCCGCCTCAACCCCAGCGTCGGCCTGGATCTGCACCCCACCCCCAAGGCCTCCTACTACCTGCGCTACGCCCAGGGCATGCGCGTGCCCATGGCCGTGGAGCTGACCTGCGCCAGCCCTGCCGCCCCCTGCACCCTGCCCAACGTGCTGGTGGCCGACCCCGAGCTGCAACCCGTCATCGCCCGCACCGCCCAGGCCGGCGCCGTCTGGCGCCTGGGCGCGCTGCGCGTGCATGCCGAGTACACCCACACCCGGCTGAGCAACGCCATCGAGTTCATCAGCCTGGCCAACATGACCCAGGGCTACTTCACCAACATCCCCCAGGAGCTGTTGCGCACCCTCACCCTGGACCTCACCACCGGCTCCGAGCGCTGGCTGTGGTCCGTCTCCCTCAGCCGCACCCTGGCCACCTACGAGAGCGCCTTCCTGCAGCCCAGCCCCAGCAACTCCAGCGCCGACCCCAGCGGCAGCATCCAGGTCCAGCCCGGCGACCGCCTGCCCAACATCCCCAAGTGGAGCCTCACCCTGCAATCCCAGTACCAGCCCAGCGAGCGCCTGCTGCTGCACGCCACCGTGCTGGCCTACAGCGCGCGTTACGCCCAGGGCGACGAAAACAACCAGGACCGCCACGGCACCGTGCCCGGCTACGCCATCGTCAACCTCGGCGCCCAGTACAGCCTCGACACCCACTGGCGCCTGGACCTGTCCGTCCACAACCTCTTCAACCGCACCTACACCGACTTCGGACAACTCGGCGTCAACGAGTTCACCGCCGCCAACCGCACCTTCAGCCCCGATCCAGCCTCCTGGCAAAACACCCAGTTCGTCGCCCCCGGCGCCCCCCGTGGCCTCTGGCTCGGCGTGCGCTACGCCTGGTCCTGA
- a CDS encoding DsrE family protein → MILKHANVVFNMDHLAFAGDLPFGMNYMHLLADRMKKMGTTGKIIGVFHDPAAYMTLSDKAYDAARHVKTDNPYAPLIAGLQKQGVQIEECAVSVKAHHWGNANLLPGVLVNSGAVGRIIQLVQEGYVQIQP, encoded by the coding sequence GTGATTCTGAAACACGCAAACGTCGTGTTCAACATGGACCATTTGGCGTTCGCCGGCGATCTCCCGTTTGGCATGAATTACATGCATCTCTTGGCCGATCGCATGAAGAAGATGGGCACCACTGGAAAGATCATTGGTGTGTTCCACGATCCCGCCGCCTACATGACGCTCAGCGACAAGGCGTACGACGCCGCTCGTCACGTCAAGACTGACAACCCGTACGCACCTTTGATCGCCGGCCTGCAAAAACAAGGGGTGCAGATCGAGGAGTGCGCCGTATCCGTGAAGGCGCACCACTGGGGCAACGCCAATCTTCTCCCCGGCGTGCTCGTCAATTCCGGAGCCGTCGGTCGCATCATCCAGCTTGTGCAGGAGGGCTATGTCCAGATCCAACCCTAA
- a CDS encoding c-type cytochrome, producing MGIKRNRTHNACQKIAIGIVALGFPLACNAENSCVGQSSGYFSKPQAMSGKKLYLDNCAECHSADLKGNSGPALYGHDFESYLKFSHISAAQLLAFMQSQMPYQAPGSLKPDEYQDIFSYILDANGYKSGNADLSQSNVSCIPMLPYPGKE from the coding sequence ATGGGCATCAAAAGGAATCGAACGCATAACGCGTGCCAAAAAATAGCGATTGGAATCGTGGCGCTCGGATTTCCGCTTGCATGCAATGCTGAGAACAGTTGCGTGGGGCAATCTTCCGGATACTTCAGCAAACCGCAGGCAATGAGCGGTAAGAAGCTTTACCTTGATAACTGTGCGGAATGCCATAGTGCAGACTTGAAGGGTAACTCCGGCCCGGCTCTTTACGGCCACGATTTCGAGTCCTATCTGAAATTTTCACATATTTCAGCGGCGCAACTCTTGGCGTTCATGCAGTCGCAGATGCCATATCAAGCACCAGGCAGCTTGAAGCCTGATGAATATCAGGATATTTTTTCCTATATTCTCGATGCGAATGGCTACAAGAGCGGGAATGCCGATCTTAGCCAATCCAACGTTTCGTGCATCCCAATGCTTCCTTATCCCGGGAAAGAATGA
- a CDS encoding YbhB/YbcL family Raf kinase inhibitor-like protein has product MQLVSTAVVACLLVSSVSAVAHGLTLDSSSVEADGWLSAKQEYSGHGCVGGNISPALSWSGAPADTKSFAVTLFDPDARAGQGWWHWVVINIPPTVHALREDAGNRSGTHLPAGAVQIRTSFGDSAYGGACPPVGDKPHRYVFTVYAMKVARIDLASSASAASASRFINANALDRATLVARYGR; this is encoded by the coding sequence ATGCAGTTGGTCAGCACAGCGGTCGTGGCTTGTCTCCTTGTGTCTAGCGTTTCGGCGGTGGCGCATGGTTTGACTCTGGACAGTTCATCCGTCGAAGCCGATGGCTGGCTTTCAGCCAAGCAAGAGTACAGCGGTCACGGCTGTGTAGGAGGCAATATCTCACCGGCGCTTTCCTGGAGCGGCGCCCCGGCTGATACGAAGAGCTTTGCGGTGACGCTGTTTGATCCGGATGCCCGCGCCGGACAAGGATGGTGGCACTGGGTTGTGATCAATATTCCGCCAACAGTGCACGCCTTGAGGGAGGACGCCGGCAATCGTTCCGGAACACACCTCCCCGCAGGAGCCGTCCAGATCCGTACGAGCTTCGGCGATTCCGCTTATGGCGGAGCGTGCCCGCCCGTGGGCGACAAGCCCCATCGGTACGTGTTTACCGTGTATGCGATGAAGGTCGCAAGAATTGACCTCGCCTCGAGTGCCAGTGCGGCCTCCGCGAGCCGGTTCATCAACGCTAATGCGCTGGACAGGGCAACCTTGGTGGCGCGTTATGGCCGTTGA
- a CDS encoding tetratricopeptide repeat protein, whose product MNNRWVCRRSTAKAARRARTVCLALAICTALGSRLAAAGEVDVRAWFFHAPVHVDDIRQLKLAATKGEVSARLDYAKYLFDHGEKPLAILWLTEANNQGNEQAEYLLGLLYAHGDGVAQDLDQSRYFLGKAADQNYTPAEYALGEMLLNAEFDDPDQQGNEDATIKARIGRGVSLLQRSARAGYAPAQYRLGLMYYNGQGVETDRRAALRAFVQAADQGVAEAAFMAARCYASGAGTRKDADAAKRYLRQTIKLAGSDSHYGRDAQAMISELR is encoded by the coding sequence ATGAACAACCGATGGGTTTGCCGGCGCAGCACGGCTAAAGCGGCAAGGCGCGCACGCACTGTATGCCTGGCGCTCGCCATCTGCACAGCGCTGGGTTCGCGATTAGCCGCCGCGGGCGAAGTTGATGTCAGGGCCTGGTTCTTCCACGCACCCGTACACGTTGACGACATCCGTCAACTCAAGCTGGCCGCCACAAAGGGAGAAGTAAGCGCCCGACTCGATTACGCAAAGTATCTCTTTGACCATGGCGAAAAGCCACTTGCCATCCTTTGGCTCACCGAGGCCAACAACCAAGGCAATGAGCAAGCTGAATATTTGCTTGGGCTTCTTTATGCACACGGCGATGGCGTAGCGCAAGACCTTGATCAATCCCGGTATTTTCTTGGCAAGGCTGCTGATCAAAACTACACGCCTGCCGAATATGCACTCGGAGAAATGCTGCTCAACGCCGAGTTCGACGATCCAGATCAACAGGGGAATGAAGACGCAACGATCAAGGCCAGAATTGGCCGGGGCGTATCGCTGTTACAGCGCTCGGCAAGGGCTGGCTACGCGCCTGCTCAGTACCGCCTTGGACTGATGTACTACAACGGCCAAGGTGTGGAGACTGACCGGCGAGCAGCGCTCCGTGCATTTGTCCAAGCCGCCGATCAGGGCGTCGCGGAAGCCGCATTCATGGCGGCACGTTGCTATGCGTCCGGCGCGGGCACGCGCAAAGATGCCGATGCCGCCAAGCGCTACCTGCGGCAAACGATCAAACTTGCCGGGAGCGACAGCCATTATGGTCGGGATGCCCAAGCCATGATCTCCGAGTTGCGATGA
- a CDS encoding TonB-dependent receptor — translation MLQYDARKSVRNRQAGLVWEHRVDAQDTLRLSAYGGTRHIVQYLPFSGSFGLSAGGVVDLQDHFGGTTAAFTHAGELQARPYTVAAGLDYARENEYRKGYVNALGTQGALRNDQYNTVDNVAQYVQAHWALSTRLSLSGGVRHDAVRFDSMNAADAPFSPAPGAAPTTAAPIRWWGCCTSSAATAACMPITATGSSRPRSTSWPTGPMASRG, via the coding sequence GTGCTGCAGTATGACGCCCGCAAGAGCGTGCGCAACCGTCAGGCCGGGCTGGTGTGGGAGCATCGCGTGGATGCGCAGGACACGCTGCGGCTGAGCGCGTACGGGGGCACGCGGCACATCGTGCAGTACCTGCCGTTCAGCGGCAGCTTTGGTTTGTCCGCCGGCGGGGTGGTGGATCTGCAGGATCACTTCGGGGGCACCACGGCGGCGTTCACGCATGCCGGGGAGCTGCAGGCGCGCCCCTACACGGTGGCCGCCGGGCTGGACTATGCGCGCGAGAACGAATACCGCAAGGGTTACGTCAACGCGCTGGGCACCCAGGGGGCGCTGCGCAACGACCAGTACAACACCGTGGACAACGTGGCGCAGTACGTGCAGGCGCACTGGGCGCTGAGCACGCGGCTGTCGCTCAGCGGCGGGGTGCGGCACGATGCCGTGCGCTTTGATTCGATGAACGCCGCCGACGCGCCCTTCAGCCCGGCACCGGGGGCGGCGCCGACTACAGCAGCACCGATCCGGTGGTGGGGCTGCTGTACAAGCTCAGCCGCCACAGCAGCGTGTATGCCGATTACGGCCACGGGTTCGTCACGCCCACGTTCTACCAGCTGGCCTACCGGCCCGATGGCCAGCCGGGGCTGA
- the pqqA gene encoding pyrroloquinoline quinone precursor peptide PqqA — translation MKWTTPSYLDLRFGFEITMYIASR, via the coding sequence ATGAAGTGGACTACACCGTCTTATCTTGATTTGCGCTTTGGTTTTGAAATCACGATGTATATCGCCAGCCGATAG
- a CDS encoding PQQ-binding-like beta-propeller repeat protein: MKSLLDFPKIARTVALSAALMSVAAAGHVLGFAAAQAAGVQASGSETGGLVSKGASAVEQEVNVTQSMLSNAAKEKGNWLLSGRAYDNQRYSPLTQINARTVKHLVPVAIAQTGYTASFETTPLVVNGVMYATTPMVNKKQALIALNAVTGQTLWKYEYTDGFNQICCGPVNRGATVGNGKVFFLTIDDHLVAVDAKTGQEAWKDEVANPQAGYSETMAPTFYDNMVIIGSAGGEWPIAGFVAAYDANSGKELWRWHSTSDHASWSGDSWKTGGGMTWTTPAVDPERGLLIFATGNPNPDLNGSGRLGDNLYTDSIVALHIKTGKLAWYYQEVPHDVWDYDAVSNVVLFDTMDNGKMVPAAGEAGKTAWFYIVNRDTGKLIRKSEAFDQQKNMFSQPTDKGVDMLPGANGGSEWSPPAYSPLTHMVYILGMNQLMTFTNEKDSPAIPGQIRLGSTFKNVKGGLQDGTFTAIDVNSGKIVWDQHLPQPMMGGALVTAGNLAFTGEGNGSFDAFDAKTGEKLWNFNLGAGVNAPPIAYEVNGKEYIAVAAGGNFQLNYPYGDAIAIFTLSK, from the coding sequence ATGAAGTCGCTTTTGGATTTTCCAAAGATAGCGCGAACGGTTGCTTTGTCCGCGGCCTTGATGAGCGTGGCAGCAGCGGGTCATGTGTTGGGATTCGCTGCAGCGCAGGCCGCCGGTGTGCAGGCATCTGGATCGGAGACCGGTGGGCTTGTGAGCAAGGGTGCAAGTGCAGTTGAGCAGGAGGTCAACGTCACCCAATCCATGCTGAGCAACGCCGCCAAGGAAAAAGGCAACTGGCTGCTTTCCGGACGTGCGTATGACAATCAACGCTATTCGCCGCTGACCCAGATCAATGCGCGAACCGTCAAGCACCTCGTGCCGGTTGCGATCGCCCAGACAGGCTACACGGCCAGTTTCGAGACGACGCCATTGGTGGTGAATGGTGTGATGTACGCGACGACCCCAATGGTCAACAAGAAGCAGGCGCTCATCGCCCTCAATGCGGTGACGGGCCAGACGCTTTGGAAATACGAGTACACGGATGGTTTCAACCAGATCTGCTGCGGCCCGGTCAATCGGGGTGCGACAGTGGGCAATGGCAAGGTGTTTTTTCTGACCATTGATGATCATCTTGTGGCTGTCGACGCAAAAACGGGGCAAGAGGCCTGGAAGGACGAGGTGGCCAATCCGCAAGCCGGTTATTCCGAAACCATGGCGCCGACGTTCTATGACAACATGGTGATTATCGGCAGCGCTGGCGGTGAGTGGCCGATAGCGGGTTTTGTTGCGGCGTATGACGCCAACAGTGGAAAAGAGCTCTGGCGCTGGCACAGCACCAGTGACCACGCATCCTGGTCGGGTGACTCGTGGAAGACCGGGGGAGGGATGACCTGGACGACCCCAGCCGTGGATCCGGAGCGTGGCTTGCTGATTTTTGCGACGGGCAACCCCAATCCTGACCTGAACGGCTCGGGGCGCTTGGGCGACAACCTGTACACAGATTCCATCGTCGCACTTCACATCAAGACGGGAAAACTGGCTTGGTATTACCAGGAGGTTCCGCATGACGTGTGGGACTACGATGCCGTCAGCAATGTGGTCCTGTTTGACACCATGGACAACGGCAAGATGGTTCCGGCGGCAGGGGAGGCCGGCAAGACGGCATGGTTCTATATCGTCAATCGCGACACTGGCAAGCTGATTAGAAAATCCGAAGCCTTCGATCAGCAGAAGAATATGTTCTCGCAACCGACGGATAAGGGGGTTGACATGCTTCCGGGTGCAAACGGAGGCTCTGAATGGTCGCCGCCGGCTTATTCCCCGCTTACCCACATGGTCTACATCCTGGGCATGAATCAGCTGATGACCTTCACCAATGAGAAGGATTCGCCGGCAATCCCAGGGCAGATTAGACTCGGCAGTACGTTCAAAAATGTCAAGGGCGGGCTACAGGATGGCACGTTTACCGCAATTGACGTCAATTCAGGAAAGATTGTTTGGGATCAGCATTTGCCGCAGCCGATGATGGGGGGTGCATTGGTCACGGCTGGCAATCTCGCCTTCACCGGGGAGGGGAATGGCTCTTTTGACGCATTCGATGCAAAGACAGGTGAAAAGCTTTGGAATTTCAACCTCGGTGCGGGCGTGAATGCGCCACCGATCGCTTATGAAGTGAATGGGAAGGAATACATCGCGGTTGCTGCTGGTGGGAATTTTCAGTTGAACTACCCTTATGGCGACGCGATTGCTATTTTTACGCTTTCGAAGTAA
- a CDS encoding DsrE family protein, with product MKKIGHMAGAIASVCTAALFSASSAHAQASDFKGAQPTKSHYGAIFQIDSGSQGAIKKTLNNIENLMDDPRLKGKVQIELIANSKGFAVYVKNNGFEKKLEKLQQEGVILAQCSNTLRELHIDRKDLYPFISVVPSGMGEITLRESQGWAYIHPTPPNPGL from the coding sequence ATGAAAAAGATAGGCCACATGGCTGGCGCCATTGCCAGCGTATGCACCGCGGCGCTGTTTAGCGCGTCCTCAGCGCATGCCCAGGCGTCGGACTTCAAAGGTGCGCAGCCAACCAAGAGCCACTACGGTGCCATCTTTCAGATCGACTCAGGAAGCCAAGGTGCGATCAAGAAGACGCTCAATAACATCGAAAACTTGATGGATGACCCCCGGTTGAAGGGAAAAGTCCAAATTGAGCTGATCGCCAACAGCAAGGGCTTCGCCGTCTACGTCAAGAACAACGGCTTCGAGAAAAAGCTTGAGAAACTGCAGCAAGAAGGTGTCATTCTGGCCCAATGCTCCAATACGCTGAGGGAACTGCACATCGACCGCAAGGACCTTTATCCGTTCATTAGCGTCGTGCCCTCGGGAATGGGGGAAATCACACTGCGCGAATCGCAAGGCTGGGCCTACATCCACCCAACCCCGCCAAACCCCGGTTTGTAA
- a CDS encoding phospholipase C produces MLSAAVACAALGLAACGGGSSTTTATPSATTSAAVSVQDALATATQIKHVVVIYNENVSFDHYFGTYPNATNPTGEPVFTAAAGTPTVNGLSGTLLTANPNSTNTLNGAGAVNPFRLDRTQAATADQNHAYSAEQQAYNHGLADLFPLYTGKGTTGGVGAFGTTGQVMGYYDGNTVTALWNYAQHFAMNDSAYTDTYGPSTPGALEAVSGQTNGMQIVATTKVPFTTAAYSYFIADGQGGYTMINDVDPAYDQCSNPSDQVMMSGKNIGDLLNAKNVTWGGFMGGFNLSTTNTNGTTGCKRSTYSTVVASTVTDYIPHHNWFQYYKSTANPTHARPSSTAAIGYSVEVDGKTPEPANHEYGLNDFFAAVKAGNYPSVSFLKAPAFQDSHAGYSDPLDEQAFVTKVVNFLQQQPDWKNTAVIVTWDDSDGWYDHAYANPTTPSFDSQADQLNGSGVCGQGTQPMGVGGQPINGRCGPGTRIPFMVISPWAKPNYVSHVKISQASIARFIEDNWLGGARLGGGSFDATAGSLMDMFNFSRTGNIPALYLDPNLGTVLSAPPAGSSVPTSS; encoded by the coding sequence ATGTTGAGCGCCGCAGTCGCCTGCGCCGCGTTAGGTCTGGCCGCCTGCGGCGGCGGATCATCGACCACCACAGCCACACCCTCGGCCACGACGAGTGCTGCCGTCTCGGTGCAAGACGCGTTGGCCACTGCTACGCAGATCAAGCACGTCGTGGTTATCTACAACGAGAACGTCTCGTTCGACCACTATTTCGGTACCTACCCCAACGCGACCAACCCAACGGGTGAGCCCGTCTTCACGGCAGCCGCGGGAACTCCGACCGTCAACGGACTGAGCGGCACCCTTCTTACGGCCAACCCAAACTCCACGAACACATTGAACGGCGCGGGCGCAGTCAACCCGTTCCGGCTTGACCGCACCCAGGCCGCAACCGCCGACCAGAACCATGCGTATTCAGCCGAACAGCAGGCGTATAACCATGGCTTGGCTGATCTCTTTCCGCTGTACACCGGCAAAGGCACGACTGGTGGCGTTGGCGCGTTCGGAACCACAGGTCAGGTCATGGGCTACTACGACGGCAACACCGTCACAGCCTTGTGGAATTATGCGCAGCACTTCGCCATGAACGACAGCGCGTACACCGATACCTACGGGCCCTCAACGCCTGGCGCGTTGGAGGCGGTCTCGGGTCAGACCAACGGGATGCAAATTGTCGCCACAACCAAGGTGCCCTTCACGACGGCCGCGTATTCGTACTTCATCGCCGATGGTCAAGGCGGGTACACGATGATCAACGATGTCGACCCGGCCTACGACCAATGCTCAAACCCCAGCGATCAGGTCATGATGAGCGGGAAGAACATTGGCGATCTGCTCAATGCCAAGAACGTGACCTGGGGTGGCTTCATGGGCGGGTTTAACCTGAGCACGACCAACACCAACGGCACGACCGGGTGCAAACGCAGCACCTATTCGACGGTGGTCGCGTCCACCGTGACCGATTACATCCCGCACCACAACTGGTTCCAGTACTACAAGAGCACGGCCAATCCCACCCACGCGCGCCCGAGCAGCACGGCGGCCATTGGATACAGCGTGGAAGTTGATGGCAAAACGCCGGAGCCGGCCAACCACGAATATGGCTTGAATGATTTCTTCGCGGCCGTGAAGGCAGGCAACTACCCTTCGGTCAGCTTCCTCAAGGCACCTGCCTTTCAGGACAGTCACGCCGGCTACTCCGACCCCCTGGACGAGCAGGCATTCGTGACCAAAGTGGTGAACTTCCTGCAGCAGCAACCCGACTGGAAGAATACCGCCGTCATTGTGACCTGGGATGACTCCGACGGCTGGTACGACCACGCCTACGCCAACCCGACCACCCCCTCCTTTGACTCCCAGGCTGACCAGCTCAACGGCTCGGGAGTCTGCGGGCAAGGCACCCAGCCCATGGGTGTTGGTGGACAGCCGATTAATGGTCGCTGCGGTCCGGGCACGCGGATCCCCTTCATGGTGATCTCGCCTTGGGCCAAGCCCAACTATGTCAGCCACGTGAAGATTTCCCAGGCGTCCATTGCACGATTCATCGAAGACAACTGGCTGGGCGGGGCACGCCTTGGCGGCGGATCGTTCGATGCGACTGCTGGATCGCTCATGGACATGTTCAATTTCTCGCGCACCGGCAATATCCCCGCGCTATACCTCGACCCGAATCTGGGTACGGTCCTGAGCGCGCCGCCTGCTGGCAGCTCTGTGCCCACGTCAAGCTGA
- a CDS encoding EthD family reductase, translated as MIQVSVMYPNQDDARFDMAYYTEIHMPLVRKLTGQACRAVAVQRGLSGPQPHSKPTYIALGHLYFDSVPAFEQAFAPHAAQIMADLPNFTNLTPAIQINEVVLE; from the coding sequence ATGATTCAAGTCAGCGTGATGTACCCCAATCAGGATGACGCCCGCTTCGATATGGCCTACTACACCGAAATCCACATGCCCCTGGTGCGCAAACTTACCGGCCAGGCCTGCCGCGCCGTCGCCGTCCAGCGCGGCCTCTCCGGACCCCAGCCCCACTCCAAACCCACCTACATCGCCCTCGGCCACCTCTACTTCGACTCCGTCCCCGCCTTCGAGCAGGCCTTCGCCCCCCATGCCGCCCAGATCATGGCCGACCTCCCCAACTTCACCAACCTCACCCCGGCCATCCAGATCAATGAGGTCGTCCTCGAATAG
- a CDS encoding TonB-dependent receptor produces MGLLYKLSRHSSVYADYGHGFVTPTFYQLAYRPDGQPGLNFALQPMHLHNAEVGLRSTLGAVRLEASVYDITTDNQIIVNSSVKGRTTYVNAGSTRRDGVELSADAALAAHLSARLAYSLIRVRFTGGPYNGNTLPGVPRQQLYAGLSWRPPLPGAALQGFYTTLSALVRSQVFVDARNSDAAQGYGVLDWAAGVRQRHGAWRLSEFVRVDNVLDRNYVAAVVIADSNGRYFEAAPGRNAMVGVQLTRGF; encoded by the coding sequence GTGGGGCTGCTGTACAAGCTCAGCCGCCACAGCAGCGTGTATGCCGATTACGGCCACGGGTTCGTCACGCCCACGTTCTACCAGCTGGCCTACCGGCCCGATGGCCAGCCGGGGCTGAACTTTGCGCTGCAGCCCATGCACCTGCACAACGCCGAGGTGGGGCTGCGCAGCACCCTGGGGGCGGTGCGGCTGGAGGCCTCGGTGTATGACATCACCACCGACAACCAGATCATCGTCAACAGCTCCGTCAAAGGGCGCACCACCTATGTCAACGCCGGCAGCACGCGGCGCGACGGGGTGGAGCTCAGCGCGGACGCGGCGCTGGCGGCACACCTCAGCGCGCGCCTGGCCTACAGCCTGATCCGCGTGCGCTTCACCGGCGGCCCGTACAACGGCAACACGCTGCCCGGGGTGCCGCGCCAGCAGCTGTATGCGGGGCTGAGCTGGCGTCCGCCGCTGCCCGGTGCGGCGCTGCAGGGCTTTTACACCACGCTGTCGGCGCTGGTGCGCAGCCAGGTGTTTGTCGACGCGCGCAACAGTGATGCGGCCCAGGGCTACGGGGTGCTGGACTGGGCGGCGGGGGTGCGGCAACGCCACGGGGCGTGGCGTCTGTCGGAGTTCGTGCGGGTGGACAACGTGCTGGACCGCAACTATGTGGCCGCCGTGGTGATCGCCGACAGCAACGGGCGCTACTTCGAGGCGGCCCCGGGACGCAACGCCATGGTGGGCGTGCAGCTCACGCGGGGCTTCTGA
- a CDS encoding Plug domain-containing protein produces the protein MRAAWLLRTVLPLGAAAMLHARAHGAEVPPAAAASAPAVVQLPTVTIGAGSGTEGFRSPPQHAYAIDADTLGQQPATALADVLAQHLPGVALTHEQGNALQPTLHFNGFAASPVLGTPQGLSVFQDGVRVNEPFGDVVNWDLIPTEALRSIHLVPITDPVFGLNTLGGAVLLRTRDGRSAPGARRAWSSAASGAPPSTRATAAMPATGAHSSPCATSMTAALCRTPPAAAAICLPSSRAATRATTSTSATPSRKATWPARRRCPWSG, from the coding sequence ATGCGCGCCGCCTGGCTGCTGCGCACCGTGCTGCCGCTGGGCGCCGCAGCCATGCTGCACGCGCGCGCCCACGGCGCCGAGGTGCCGCCGGCAGCTGCCGCCTCGGCCCCGGCTGTCGTGCAGCTGCCCACCGTGACCATTGGGGCGGGCAGCGGCACCGAGGGCTTTCGCAGCCCGCCGCAGCACGCCTACGCGATCGACGCCGACACCCTCGGGCAGCAGCCCGCCACCGCTCTGGCCGATGTGCTGGCGCAGCACCTGCCGGGGGTGGCCCTGACCCACGAGCAGGGCAACGCGCTGCAGCCCACGCTGCACTTCAACGGCTTTGCCGCCTCCCCCGTGCTGGGCACCCCCCAGGGGCTGTCGGTGTTCCAGGACGGGGTGCGGGTGAACGAGCCCTTCGGCGACGTGGTCAACTGGGACCTGATCCCCACCGAGGCGCTGCGCTCGATCCACCTGGTGCCCATCACCGATCCGGTGTTCGGCCTCAACACCCTGGGTGGCGCCGTGCTGCTGCGCACCCGGGACGGGCGCTCGGCGCCGGGGGCGCGGCGGGCGTGGAGTTCGGCAGCTTCGGGCGCACCACCGAGCACGCGCGCTACGGCAGCCATGCCGGCGACTGGAGCGCATTCTTCGCCGTGCGCAACCAGCATGACAGCGGCTTTGTGCCGTACACCGCCAGCAGCAGCCGCAATCTGTTTGCCAAGCTCACGCGCCGCGACGCGGGCAACGACTTCGACCTCAGCTACACCTTCGCGCAAAGCCACCTGGCCGGCTCGCAGACGCTGCCCCTGGAGTGGATGA